The Triplophysa dalaica isolate WHDGS20190420 chromosome 5, ASM1584641v1, whole genome shotgun sequence genome window below encodes:
- the LOC130420472 gene encoding histone H2B-like produces MPEPAKPAPKKGSKKAVTKTAVKGGKKRRKSRKESYAIYVYKVLKQVHPDTGISSKAMGIMNSFVNDIFERIAGESSRLAHYNKRSTITSREIQTAVRLLLPGELAKHAVSEGTKAVTKYTSSK; encoded by the coding sequence ATGCCTGAACCAGCCAAACCCGCGCCCAAGAAGGGCTCTAAGAAGGCCGTCACCAAGACCGCCGTTAAGGGAGGAAAGAAGCGCAGAAAGTCCAGGAAGGAGAGTTACGCCATCTACGTGTACAAAGTGCTCAAGCAGGTCCACCCCGACACCGGCATCTCTTCCAAGGCGATGGGCATCATGAACTCTTTCGTCAACGACATCTTCGAGCGCATCGCCGGTGAGTCGTCTCGTCTCGCGCACTACAACAAGCGCTCCACCATCACGtcgagagagatccagaccgccgtgcgtctgctgctgcccggtgaactcgccaaacacgccgtgtccgagggcaccaaagccgtcaccaagtacaccagctccaagtaa